A section of the Leminorella richardii genome encodes:
- a CDS encoding MarR family winged helix-turn-helix transcriptional regulator has translation MKLEHLAFHLMRQLFQEHTAEWLRALPDLTKPQYAVMLAVAERPGIEQVELIDAAVSTKATLAEMLARMETRGLIRRERGTEDKRRRFIYLTPEGEAAMQAAIPVADSVDSAFLSRLSHQEQGQLVALLKTLTGKS, from the coding sequence ATCAAACTCGAACATCTTGCTTTTCACCTGATGCGCCAGCTGTTTCAGGAACATACCGCCGAATGGCTCAGGGCGCTGCCGGATCTGACAAAGCCGCAGTACGCGGTCATGCTCGCCGTTGCCGAACGGCCGGGTATCGAGCAGGTAGAGCTTATTGATGCGGCAGTTAGCACTAAGGCCACGCTGGCTGAAATGCTGGCGCGCATGGAAACGCGCGGGCTGATTCGCCGAGAAAGAGGTACGGAAGACAAGCGCAGGCGCTTTATCTATCTGACGCCAGAAGGAGAGGCCGCTATGCAGGCGGCAATACCCGTTGCTGACAGCGTAGACAGCGCGTTTCTATCGCGCCTATCGCATCAGGAACAGGGTCAACTGGTAGCGCTTTTAA
- a CDS encoding non-oxidative hydroxyarylic acid decarboxylases subunit B — MKLIVGMTGATGAPLGVALLKALKEIPDVETHLVISKWAKTTIELETPWRFQDVAALADVYYSPADQAAAISSGSFKTDGMVIIPCSMKTLAGIRAGYADGLVGRAADVVIKEKRRLVLVPRETPLSPIHLENMLALSNMGVAMVPPMPAWYNHPKTIDDVTNHIIARVLDQFGLEHPGAKRWQGLSHAASPSDDIN; from the coding sequence ATGAAACTGATTGTTGGAATGACGGGCGCTACCGGTGCTCCGCTGGGGGTTGCTCTGCTTAAGGCATTGAAAGAGATCCCTGATGTGGAAACGCATCTGGTGATTTCGAAGTGGGCCAAAACGACGATTGAGCTGGAAACGCCGTGGCGCTTTCAGGACGTCGCCGCGCTGGCTGACGTTTACTACAGCCCGGCGGATCAGGCTGCGGCAATCTCGTCGGGTTCGTTTAAAACTGACGGCATGGTGATTATACCCTGCAGCATGAAAACGCTGGCGGGCATCCGCGCGGGCTATGCCGATGGTCTGGTGGGGCGAGCCGCAGACGTAGTGATTAAGGAAAAGCGTCGGCTGGTTCTGGTGCCGCGGGAAACGCCCCTTAGCCCTATCCATTTAGAAAATATGCTGGCGCTGTCGAATATGGGGGTAGCGATGGTGCCTCCGATGCCCGCTTGGTACAACCACCCTAAAACCATCGATGACGTAACCAACCACATTATTGCCCGCGTGCTCGACCAGTTCGGTCTGGAGCACCCTGGCGCTAAACGCTGGCAGGGGTTATCCCATGCCGCCAGCCCGAGTGACGATATTAATTAG